One segment of Ipomoea triloba cultivar NCNSP0323 chromosome 12, ASM357664v1 DNA contains the following:
- the LOC116000110 gene encoding TMV resistance protein N-like, with protein MADATSSSSLPRWSYDVFLSFRGEDTRRSFVDHLYSALCRVGVNTFRDSEELRKGEDISVELLKAIEQSKVSIIVFSETYVSSRWCLEELVKILECKERLKQVVLPVFYHVHPSEVRKQTGGFGDALTQHRQRFTNEKVNEWKAALTEVANFSGWDLQNVADGYESKLIDKIIGKVLLEVNCTYMNVAKHPVGIDIRAKELLSVLQLGTNDEVRMIGIYGMGGIGKTTLAKSVYNQTFQMFEGSCFLANVRSEASEKHAGLTHLQQKLLCKTLKKKKFQVDNVDEGISLIKARLGSKRVLVVLDDVDHISQLESLAGQRDWFGSSSRVIITTRDAHLLSDLRTDEKYEMQRLSSNESLQLFSWHAFGCFPPAKGYNVLSKGIVNYAAGLPLALVVLGSHFRGRSKQEWIYDFEKLRQIPHGDVQKILRISYDSLDDDTQNIFLDIACFFIGSDIQDVVPILNGCGFYAESGMKTLVDRSLLTVCKDGELQMHDLVRDMGREVVRMDSPRDVGKRSRLFLPDDVSQVLQENKGTEAIEGMIIHSQMLKNVQFSTKLFSRMVKLRILKIDGDLHLKGSFKYLSSDLRLFSWRNCQLRHIPSSFRLQKLVCLDLQGSNIEEFQPRLQHFSCLKILKLDGCGKLKTTPDFTRAQTLQRLSLTYCSNLVEMPESIGDLKSLVELDLSFCSKLRELPNSICQLKALEKLSMWSCSDIQLPTDLGKLERLRELDVNVNAFSHLSFSCGDLCSLKILRVNNDHGHKVGLPPICFGGLSSVEYVYIISSYCHVLPFNLFHLSNLISLTLVHCTNLRVVQEFPPSLKELFMYGCISLELLPDLSNLKRLNILDLHGCESLVQLQGLEFLESLQEVDIRNCSALISFPLTDEFFKAHSKGDIIEIFFTLNEFLEWNISLLQGVGCSSSTGLRMPLLFEHEFIGMIFGFFDQGAQSVIINNRTTNAELLEYWAMGGGWKVEDGDIWLLYIPKHHFRGSIEFGDKLEVVADTPEKGSDEEQDVFLDTPERNLACECKIQLGIYQDKDGHLFFFRMNRNVEMDDISEYTTSPRSYNYPPSFSNEGSDLDIDYDSIGEIDTNSCVYDSIAEIDTYSCSSYTGDYNISSTPGVSRFDGSSATCSFSNATTGELFDSPGVVGFGGNLSVSSSSNATPVVFCSGDSFVASSSSITTPSAFSFGASLSSNATPSVFSGSCIASSCSKAIASVFSFSGNSIASSPSSATPSVTSFNANYVTSSSSNGNPNVFSFGGRSTASFLEQQCSSQCI; from the exons ATGGCTGATGCCACATCATCTTCCTCACTTCCTCGCTGGTCATATGACGTTTTCTTGAGTTTTAGAGGCGAAGACACGCGAAGGTCCTTTGTGGATCACCTCTACTCCGCGCTGTGCCGGGTTGGAGTTAACACGTTCAGAGACTCGGAAGAGCTCCGGAAAGGAGAGGACATCTCTGTTGAGCTCTTGAAAGCCATTGAACAGTCCAAGGTTTCCATCATCGTATTCTCCGAAACCTACGTCTCCTCCAGATGGTGCCTTGAAGAACTGGTGAAGATCTTGGAATGCAAGGAGAGGCTAAAGCAAGTGGTTCTTCCTGTATTCTACCATGTCCATCCTTCCGAGGTCCGCAAACAAACGGGTGGATTTGGTGATGCTTTGACTCAACACAGACAACGGTTTACCAATGAAAAAGTTAATGAGTGGAAAGCTGCACTCACTGAGGTTGCAAATTTCTCAGGTTGGGATTTGCAGAATGTTGCAGACGG GTATGAATCAAAGcttattgataaaataattggGAAAGTGTTATTGGAGGTAAACTGTACATACATGAATGTTGCAAAACACCCGGTTGGGATTGATATCCGAGCCAAAGAACTACTTTCAGTCTTGCAACTGGGAACAAATGACGAGGTTCGAATGATTGGAATTTATGGCATGGGAGGTATAGGGAAAACTACCCTTGCTAAATCTGTATACAATCAAACATTTCAAATGTTTGAGGGTAGTTGCTTCCTTGCAAATGTTAGATCAGAAGCCTCCGAGAAACATGCTGGTCTAACTCATTTACAGCAGAAACTTCTCTGCAAAACtctcaagaaaaagaaatttcaAGTTGATAATGTGGATGAAGGAATTAGTTTGATAAAAGCGAGGCTGGGATCAAAAAGGGTTCTCGTCGTTCTTGATGATGTAGACCATATAAGTCAATTGGAATCGCTTGCAGGACAAAGGGACTGGTTTGGTTCAAGCAGTCGAGTCATCATAACAACTAGAGATGCTCATTTGTTGAGTGACCTTAGAACGGATGAGAAGTATGAGATGCAAAGGTTAAGCTCAAATGAATCTCTGCAGCTCTTTAGTTGGCATGCTTTTGGTTGTTTTCCCCCCGCAAAAGGCTACAATGTGCTGTCAAAAGGAATTGTAAATTATGCTGCAGGGCTTCCGTTAGCACTTGTGGTTTTAGGCTCACACTTTCGTGGAAGATCAAAACAAGAATGGATATATGATTTCGAGAAATTAAGACAAATTCCCCATGGCGATGTTCAGAAAATTCTTAGAATAAGCTACGATTCACTTGATGATGACACTCAGAATATCTTTCTAGATATTGCATGTTTTTTCATTGGATCTGACATACAAGATGTTGTACCCATATTGAATGGTTGTGGTTTCTACGCTGAAAGTGGAATGAAAACTTTGGTTGATAGAAGTTTGTTAACGGTTTGTAAAGATGGTGAGCTTCAGATGCACGATTTAGTTCGAGACATGGGAAGAGAAGTTGTTCGAATGGATTCACCCAGAGATGTTGGGAAAAGAAGTCGATTGTTTTTACCTGATGATGTCTCTCAAGTTCTTCAAGAAAACAAG GGCACCGAAGCAATTGAAGGAATGATTATACATTCTCAAATGTTAAAGAATGTGCAGTTTAGTACCAAATTGTTCTCAAGGATGGTTAAATTAAGGATACTCAAAATTGATGGTGATTTGCATCTAAAAGGATCTTTCAAGTACCTATCCAGTGACCTTAGGTTGTTTTCTTGGAGAAATTGCCAGTTAAGACACATACCATCTAGTTTTCGTTTGCAGAAACTTGTTTGTTTAGATTTGCAAGGTAGCAATATAGAGGAATTTCAACCTCGTTTGCAG CATTTTAGTTGTTTGAAGATCTTAAAACTTGATGGTTGCGGAAAACTGAAAACAACCCCAGACTTCACCAGAGCACAAACTCTACAGAGGTTGTCCCTTACATATTGTTCTAATTTGGTTGAAATGCCAGAGTCAATAGGGGATTTGAAAAGCCTTGTGGAGTTAGATTTATCGTTTTGTTCTAAGCTGAGGGAACTGCCAAACAGCATTTGCCAGTTGAAGGCCCTTGAGAAACTAAGCATGTGGAGCTGTTCAGACATCCAATTGCCGACTGACTTGGGAAAATTGGAGCGCCTAAGGGAGCTGGATGTAAATGTGAATGCTTTTTCCCATCTATCATTTTCTTGTGGAGATTTATGTTCCTTGAAGATTCTGCGGGTCAACAACGACCATGGGCACAAAGTTGGTCTTCCGCCAATCTGTTTTGGGGGTTTATCCTCAGTGGAATATGTGTACATAATTAGCAGTTACTGTCATGTCTTGCCATTTAACCTTTTTCATCTTTCCAATTTAATCTCTCTCACATTGGTTCACTGCACTAATCTTAGAGTGGTCCAAGAATTCCCTCCTAGCCTAAAAGAACTCTTTATGTATGGCTGTATCTCACTGGAATTGCTGCCGGATCTGTCAAACTTAAAAAGACTCAACATATTGGATCTTCATGGATGTGAAAGTTTGGTTCAGCTTCAAGGACTTGAGTTTCTTGAATCTCTACAAGAAGTTGATATAAGGAATTGCAGTGCCCTGATTAGTTTTCCTTTGACTGATGAATTCTTCAAG GCTCATTCTAAAGGTGATATTATCGAGATATTCTTCACCCTCAATGAATTTCTAGAATGGAATATCAGCCTTCTCCAAGGAGTTGGATGTTCTTCATCCACAGGTCTTCGAATGCCATTGCTTTTTGAGCATGAGTTCATAGGAATGATCTTTGGGTTTTTTGATCAGGGGGCACAGTCTGTAATTATCAATAACAGAACTACAAATGCTGAGTTGCTTGAATATTGGGCGATGGGTGGTGGGTGGAAAGTTGAGGATGGTGATATATGGTTGTTATACATACCGAAACACCATTTTAGAGGCTCCATAGAATTTGGAGACAAACTGGAAGTGGTTGCAGATACTCCTGAAAAGGGATCAGACGAAGAACAAGATGTGTTTCTAGATACTCCTGAAAGAAATCTGGCATGCGAGTGCAAAATTCAGCTAGGAATATATCAGGACAAAGACGGGCATCTGTTTTTCTTTCGTATGAATAGAAATGTGGAGATGGATGACATAAGTGAATACACCACTTCGCCTAGAAGCTATAACTATCCACCCTCATTCTCCAATGAGGGATCTGATTTAGACATAGACTATGATTCAATAGGGGAAATAGACACCAATTCTTGTGTCTATGATTCAATAGCGGAAATAGACACATACTCTTGTTCAAGTTATACAGGTGATTACAACATTTCATCTACTCCTGGTGTATCCCGTTTTGATGGTAGTTCGGCCACTTGTTCATTTAGCAATGCCACTACTGGTGAATTGTTTGATAGTCCTGGGGTAGTTGGTTTTGGTGGTAATTTGTCTGTGTCGTCATCCAGCAACGCCACTCCTGTCGTGTTCTGTTCTGGTGATAGTTTTGTTGCTTCCTCATCCAGCATCACAACTCCCAGTGCATTCAGTTTTGGTGCTTCCTTGTCCAGCAATGCCACTCCCAGTGTATTTAGTGGCAGTTGTATTGCTTCCTCGTGCAGCAAAGCCATTGCTAGTGTATTCAGTTTCAGTGGAAACTCTATTGCTTCCTCGCCCAGCAGTGCCACTCCCAGTGTAACCAGTTTCAATGCCAATTATGTTACTTCCTCATCTAGCAATGGCAATCCCAATGTATTCAGTTTCGGTGGCCGTTCAACTGCTTCCTTCCTTGAACAGCAATGCAGCTCCCAGTGTATTTAG